Part of the Streptomyces sp. NBC_01353 genome, ACGCGTACGGCCGGGCGCAGCCTTCACCGTGCTGCTGTGTGCGGTGATGGCCGCCGGGTTGTACGGCTGCGCCGACTCCGGCACCCCCGAGCCCACGCCGACCCCGCCCCCGACCCCCGCGCCGACCACTCCCGTCCCCACACAGGAGACGCGGTCGCCCTTCACCGGACTGTCGACCCGCCCCGCCCCCGTGCTCGCCGTCAAGATCGACAACGTGCCCCCGGCCCGCCCGCACACCGGTCTCGGCGCGGCCGACCTCGTCTACGTCGAGCAGGTGGAGGGCGGCCAGACCCGGCTGCTCGCCGTCTACTCCTCCGATCTGCCGGAACGGATCGGACCCGTGCGCAGCGCCCGCGAGTCCGACATCGAGCTGCTGCGCCAGTTCGGCAGGCCCGCGCTCGCCTACTCGGGCTCGCAGGCAGCCCTGAAGCCCCTCCTGCAGGCGGCCCCGCTGTACCCGCTGCCCCCGGAGGACGCACCCGGCGCCTATCTGCGCGGCGGCGGCCGACCGGCGCCCCACAACCTGTACGTCCTGCCCGGGCGCGCGCTCGCCGCCGCTCCGAAGGCCGAGGACGCCAAGGACATCGGCTTCCGCTTCGGTCCCGCCCCCGCGGGCGGAGAGCAGGTCAACGAGCGCACCGTGCGCTTCCCGGCCTCCCGGTACACCTTCACCTGGAACGCGGGGGAGAAGGGCTGGCGGGTGGCGATGGACGGCAGCCCCGCCCGTACCACCGACGAGGGCCCGGTGACGGCGACCACGGTCGTGGTGCAGCACGTGACCATACGGTCCTCGCGGTTCCACGACGTCCTCGGGAGCGTCTCGCCCTACACAGAGACGGTCGGCAGCGGCACCGCCGTCGTTCTGCGCGACGGCAAGGCCCACGACGCCCGCTGGAGCCGCCCTGTGGCCGAGAAGGGCACGACCTTCACGACGCCGGACGGGGCGCCCTTGAACTTCGCCCCAGGCCACACCTGGGTCGTCCTCGCCCCGCGGTGACGTGTGAGCTCAGGGCTGAGGGCCGGGCCTGCTCGGCCCGCGGCGACGGGCACCCGCGGGGGCGGAGCTGTCCGCCGCCGACATGCCGATGGTGACCACACCGAGCACGATCCAGCCGAACCAGAGCCAGCCGCTGCTGCCGAGCGCCACCGTGTACGCCGTCGTCAGCACCAGGGCCAGGACGGTGATCATGCTCATCGCCTTCGTGGGACCGGACATATGTCCGCCTCCTCCCGACAGGGCCGTCACCCTCATCGTGACCCCTGAGGCGGGCGAAGCGCTACTCCCGCGTCACCCCCACGTCGGACCGGCCTCAGTCCCGTGTCCCGACCTGCTGCCCACGGGTCCGGAGCGAGGCGAGATACGCGTTGTACGCCTCCAGCTCCTTGTCCCCGTCACGGTCGGCGGCCCGGTCCTTGCGGACGGCCTGCCGCTGCTCGGAGTGGTACCACTGGTACACCAGCGCGATCAGCACCAGCACCGACGGGATCTCGCTGAACGCCCAGGCGATACCGCCCGCCGCGTTCTGGTCGGCGAGCGCGTCGATCCCCAGCGAGGCCGGCGGATTCTCGTACGCCTTGATCATCGGCTGGCTCGCCATCATCAGCGCGATGCCGAAGAAGGCGTGGAACGGCATCCCCGCGAAGAGCTCCAGCATCCGCATCACATATCCGGGGCGATGCGGTCCCGGGTCGACTCCGATGATCGGCCAGAAGAAGACCAGGCCGACGGCGAGGAAGTGCACCATCATCGCGATGTGTCCGACCTTCGACCCCATGAGGGTGTCGAAGAGCGGGGTGAAGTAGAAGCCGTACAGGCTCGCGATGAAGAGCGGGATCGTGAACGCGGGATGCGTGATGATCCGCATGTAGCGGCTGTGCAGCAGCATCAGGAGCAACTCGCGCGGGCCCTTGTCGCCGCGGGCCGCGACCGGCAGCGCCCGCAGCGCCAGCGTCACCGGCGCGCCGAGCAGGATCAGGATCGGCGAGAGCATCGAGATGACCATGTGCTGCACCATGTGCACGCTGAACATGACCATGCCGTAGTCGTTCAGCTTGGTGCACATCATCAGCGCCACGGTCAGCACGCCCAGAGCGAAGAGGATCGTCCGGCTGACGGGCCAGGTGTCACCGCGCCGGCGCAGCCGAGCCACGCCCCATCCGTACAGCGCGAGTCCCACGACGCTGCCGATGAGGAAGAAAAGGTCCGGCGAGAACTCGAGCCCCCGTCCCAGCGTGAACGGCGGCAGATCCATGGTCATGCCGTGCCCGCTGTGATCCATGTGTGTACTCCTGGAGCCCGATTCGCGCTTGTTGTCCGCACCAGACTAGAACCGCCCCCGTTCGCGGATGCGACCGGGGGCGGTTCGTGGTGTCCGTACGGGTCAGAGCACGCACTCGGCCTCTGCGTACCGCTCCGCCGGGACCGTCTTGAGGGTCTCCACGGCCTGGGCCAGCGGGACCATCGTGATCTCCGTGCCGCGCAGCGCGGTCAGCATGCCGAACTCGCCGCGGTGCGCCGCCTCCACCGCGTGCCAGCCGAAGCGGGTGGCGAGGACACGGTCGTACGCGGTGGGCGTGCCGCCGCGCTGGACGTGACCGAGTATCACCGGGCGGGCCTCCTTGCCGAGCCGCCGCTCCAGCTCGACCGAGAGCTGGTTGGCGATGCCGGTGAAGCGCTCGTGCCCGTACTGGTCCTTGGCGCCGACCTCGAAGTTCATCGAGCCCTCGCGCGGCTTGGCGCCTTCGGCGACGACCACGATCGCAAAGCGCTTGCCGGCCTCGAAGCGCTCGCCGACGCGGGCGGTCAGCTCGTCGATGTCGAAGGGGCGCTCGGGCACGACGATCGCGTGGGCGCCCGCGGCCATGCCGGAGTGCAGGGCGATCCAGCCGGTGTGCCGGCCCATGACCTCGACGATCAGGACGCGCTGGTGGGACTCGGCGGTGGTCTTCAGCCGGTCCAGGGCCTCGGTCGCCACGCCGACGGCGGTGTCGAAGCCGAAGGTGACGTCGGTCGAGGAGATGTCGTTGTCGATGGTCTTCGGCACGCCGACGATCGGCAGCCCCGCCCGGGAGAGCAGGTTGGCGGCCTTCAGGGTGCCCTCGCCGCCGATCGGGATGATCGCGTCCAGGCCGAGCTCGGCGACATGGCCCTTGGCGCGCTCGACGCCGTCGACGAGGTGGGCCGGCTGGACCCGGGAGGAGCCGAGGATGGTGCCGCCACGGGCCAGGATGCCGCCCACCGCGTCGAGGTCGAGCTTGCGGTAGTCGGCCTCCAGGAGGCCCTTCCAGCCGTCGTGGAAGCCGATGACCTCGTCACCGTGGTCGACGACGGCGCGGTGCACGACGGAACGGATGACGGCGTTCAGACCGGGGCAGTCGCCGCCGGAGGTGAGCACACCAATGCGCATAGCCCAAATACCTTTGCAACGTGGGCCGACTTCCGGACCACGTCGTCCGGTTGGATCCCCGCCACCCTATCGGTGCCGAGTGGCGGGGCCGAACCGGATGTCCGTAGTTTGGACACCGTATTTACTTACGAATCCAATGGGCGTAAGGGCGCTCAGACGTGCACTCCGCCGGACGGTCAGGAAGGCTGCGTCGCGGCGGCGATCCGCTCGGCGCGCAGCGCCTCGTACCACCGGTCGTCGGTCGGCGGCAGCGCGTTCACGTCGAGGGCCAGCTTCAGGAGCAGGTCCGCGATCTGCGGGTTGCGGGCCATGACGGGGCCGTGCATGTACGTACCGAAGACGGTGTCGTTGTACGCGCCCTCGGTGCCGTCGCCCGTGCCGTTGCCCTTGCCCAGGATCGTGCGGGCGAACGGGCGGGCTGTCGGGCCGAGATGGGTGATGCCCTGGTGGTTCTCGAACCCGGTGAGCTGGGGGAGACCGAGCCGCGGGTCGATGTCCGCGAGGACGTCGCCGACGCACCGCTCGCCCTCGCCGCGGGTGGAGATCACGTCGATCAGACCGAGGCCGGGCTCGCGCTCGCCGAGGTCGTTGATGAACTCGTGGCCCAGGATCTGGTACCCGGCGCAGACCGAGAAGATGATCGCGCCGTTGGACGCCGCACGCTCGAGGCCGCCGTCGCGGCGCAGCCGTTCGGCCGCGAGCCGCTGCGGCCGGTCCTCGCCGCCACCGATCAGGTAGATGTCGCCGGAGGTCGGGATCGGCTGGTCGCTGCGGACGTCGACGCGCTGGACGTCCAGTCCGCGCTGGCGGGCGCGGCGCTCGACGACGAGGGCGTTGCCCTGGTCGCCGTACGTGCTGAGCAGGTCCGGGTAGACCCAGACCAGGCGCAGGCTGCTGTCACTCATGCTGCATGTCCTCTACGGGTCAGTTGCCGACGCGGCGGCGGACGTCCTGGAAGGCGGTGTAGTTGGCGATCAGCTCGATCTGTCCGGGCGGCGCCAGCTGGACCGCCTCGTCGATCGTCTCGCACACGCGGAAGTCCACGCCCGCGACCTCGAGGCGGACCGCCAGGTCCAGCTTGCGGTCGCCGATCACCATGATCGGGTGGCCGGCGAGCCGCCCGTAGTCCACGTCCCACAGCCAGGAGGTGTCCGTGCCGTCGGCGCCGCGCGCGTTGACCGAGAGGATCACCGGGGCCGGCGGCTGGTCGATGAGGGAAAACGTTTCGAGCCACCCGGCCGGGTTCTTCGCGAGCAGCAGGCGCAGCTCACGGCCCTGGAAGGAGACCACGTCGTAGCGGCCGGCCACGGCCTGCACCTGGTACATGCGCTCCAGGGCGACCTGCGGCGGCACACCGAAGACGGCGGCGACGGCGGCGGAGGTCGCGGCGTTGGCCTTGTTGGCGCGGCCGGGCAGCTGGAGGTGGATCGGCCAGGCCGAACCGTGCGGGTCGAGCACATGGTCGCCGTTGAGCGCCCAGCTCGGTGCCGGGCGGCGGAAACCGCACTCGCCGCAGAACCAGTCGTCGCCCGGACGCTGCATCACACCGCCGCAGGAGGGGCACGACCAGGCGTCGTCCTTCCACTCCTGGCCGGCGGCGACCCACACCACGTTGGGGGAGGAGGAGGCGGCCCACACGATCAGCGGGTCGTCGGCGTTGGCGATGACCACGGCCTTCGTGCCGCTCAGACCCTCGCGCCACTTCTCGGCGAGCATCCGGGTCTCGGCGGCGCGGTCGAGCTGGTCGCGCGAGAGGTTGAGCAGCGCGATCGCCTTGGGCGTGGTGTCCCGGGCGACTCCGGCGAGGTACTTCTCGTCGACCTCGATGACGCCGTACTTGGCGTCCGAACCGCCGGCCAGCGCCGAGGTGATGCCCGCGGGCATGTTGGCGCCCAGCGCGTTGGAGACGACGGGGCCGCTGGCCCGCAGCGCCTCGGCGATCAGCCGGGTCGTGGTGGTCTTGCCGTTCGTGGCGGACACCAGGACGACGTCCAGATGCTGCGCGAGCCGACCCAGCAGGTCCGGGTCGAGCCTCAGCGCCACCTTGCCGCCGATGACCGATCCGCTGCCGCGTCCCGCTGCGCGCGACACCGCGGCCGCGGCCTTGCCCGCCGTCACGGCCAGCTTGGCACGCGGCGACAGCGGCTCTGGATTACCGGGGTGTCCTGACATCTTCCTTGTTCCTCCTTGCGTCGGTCCGGGCTCAGCCTATCGAGATCAGGCAGGCGACCCGAACTGCGGCACCCCTGGACCCCTCGCCGAAACGACGAGGTCAACGCGGACCGTACCCTTACGCCCATGCGAAACCGGCCGATCCCCGGCAGTTCCGGCCACGTCCGAGGCATGACCTTGCTCGGCGACCCGGTGCTGCACACCCCCTGTGAACCCGTCAGCGACTTCGGCCCGGAGCTCGCCCGGCTGATCGAGGACATGTTCGCCACGATGTACGCGGCGAACGGTGTCGGCCTCGCGGCGAACCAGGTGGGGGTGGGGCTGCGGGTCTTCGTGTACGACTGCCCGGACGACGAGGACGTGCGCCATCTCGGGCACCTGGTGAACCCGCGCCTGGTGGAGGCGGACGGGGACGTGATCCGGGGCCCGGAGGGCTGTCTGTCCCTGCCGGGCCTGGAGGCCCCGACCCCCCGCTTCGACCGCGCGGTCGTCGAGGGCGTCCTCATGGACGGCACTCCGGCCCGCGTCGAGGGCACGGGCTTCTTCGCCCGCTGCCTCCAACATGAGACGGATCACCTGGAGGGCGGCGTCTACGCGGACCATGTGACGGGGTGGCGCAGGTCACGGCTGCTGCGCGCGATCCGCAAGGAGCCGTGGGGGACGGGAGCGGACGCGCTGCGCCGCTGACCGCGCCCTCGCCGGGACCTGGGGCAGAACCCTCGGCGCCTTGGGGGCGTGGTCCAGAACCTCGGCGCCTTGGGGGCGTGGTCCAGAACCTCGGCGCCTTGGGGGCGTGGTCCAGAACCTCGGCGCCTTGGGGGCGTGGATCAGAATCCCCGGCGCCTCGCGGCCTGGGTCGGAATCCCCGGCGTCTTGCGGGCCCGGGTCAGAACCCCGGCGCCCCGGCGCGGTCGGCGGCTTCCGCCAGGCGGCCCCACAGCAGGTCCGCGAGGGCCCGTACCAACTCGCTTCGCGAGCACGGGCGTTCGCCGAGCCACCAGTCGCCCGCCGCGTGCATCATGCCCACGATGCCGTGGCCCCAGATCCGTGCCTGCGCCTCGCCGGCCGGGCCGAGGTCGATGCGCTCGGAGATGACCTGGCCGAGCTCCTCGCCCATCCGCCGCAGCACCGGCGCCGAGTGGCGGCCCACGTCGAAGCCCTGCTCGGCCTGGTGCGTCTCCTCCGCGGGGTGCATCAGGAAGCGGTAGACCTGCGGCATCGCCTCGATCGAGGCGAGATATGTGTCGAGCGTGGCCTCGACCCGCCGGCGCCTGTCGGCCGGTGCGTCGAGCGCCGCCCGGAGCGCGGAGAGCAGCGCGTCGGTGTGCCGGGTCGCGAGGGCCCGGTACAGCCCGCCCTTGTCACCGAAGTGCCGGTAGAGGATCGGCTTGGTGATCCCCGCCTCCGCCGCGATCGCGTTCATCGAGGCCTTGGGGCCGTCCCGGAGCACCACGCGGTCCGCCGCCTCCAACAGTTCGCGGCGCCGCTGATCGGCCGGCGACTGCTGGTCGGTGGTCCGGTGTGTGGTCTCCATAGCGTGTCTCCCCGCCCGTGCGAATTCCTTGAGGCTGTCGCAACGTAACACCCGACCGGCACTCGGTGCCGCCCGGTCCACCACAGGTTGACAGCGCCTACCGGCGAGTAACAGACTGCTGTTACCGCAAGTAATGCAGTGCTGGGAGGGAACATGGCCGAGTTCACGCTCGAACTCAACGACGACCAGAAGCAGGTCCGTGACTGGTTGCACGGCTTCGCCGAGGACGTGATGCGCCCCGCCGCCGCCGAGTGGGACGAGCGTGAGGAGACTCCCTGGCCGATCATCCAGGAAGCCGCCAAGATCGGCATCTACTCTCTCGATTTCTATGCCCAGCAGTTCTTCGACCCGACGGGCCTCGGCATCCCGATGGCGATGGAGGAGCTCTTCTGGGGCGACGCGGGCATCGCCCTCTCCATCGTCGGTACCGGCCTCGCCGCCGTCGGCGTCCTCGCCAACGGCACCGAGGAGCAGATCGGCACCTGGATCCCGCAGATGTACGGCGACGTCGACGACGTGAAGGTCGCCGCCTTCTGCTCCTCCGAGCCCGACGCCGGCTCCGACGTCGCCTCGATGCGCACCCGCGCCGTCTACGACGAGGCGAAGGACGAGTGGGTCCTCAACGGCACCAAGACCTGGGCGACCAACGGCGGCATCGCCAACGTCCATGTCGTCGTCGCGGTCGTCGACCCCGAGATCGGCTCCAAGGGGCACGCGTCCTTCATCGTGCCGCCGAACACGCCCGGCCTCTCCCAGGGGCAGAAGTTCCAGAAGCACGGCATCCGCGCCTCGCACACCGCCGAGGTCGTCCTCGAGAACGTCCGCATCCCCGGCCACTGCCTCCTCGGCGGCAAGGAGAAGCTCGACGAGCGCCTCGCCCGTGCCCGCGAGAAGGCGAAGGCGGGTGGCGGCGAGCGGGTGAAGAACGCCGCCATGGCCACCTTCGAGGCCTCCCGCCCCGCCGTCGGCGCCATGGCGGTCGGCACCGCCCGCGCCGCCTACGAGGTCGCCCTCGACTACGCCAAGACCCGTGAGCAGTTCGGCCGCCCGATCATCGACAACCAGGGCATCGCGTTCCAGCTCGCCGACATGCGCACCCAGATCGACGCCGCCCGGCTGCTCGTCTGGCGCGCCTCCTGGATGGCGACCACGGGCAAGCCGTTCACCTCGGCCGAGGGCTCGATGTCCAAGCTGTACGCCAGCGAGGTCGCCAAGAAGGTCACCGGTCAGGCCATCCAGATCCTCGGCGGCAACGGCTTCACCCGGGAGTACCCGGTGGAGCGGATGCACCGCGACGCGGCGATCTACACCATCTTCGAAGGCACCAGCGAGGTCCAGCGCCTGGTCATCGCCCGCACGCTCTCCGGGATGCCGATCCGCTAGGCAGCGGCACGCACGCGCCGGCCCGCGCCCCCAGGCGGGGGTGCGGGCCGACGCGTCGATCCCGGGTGCAGCCGTCGGGTCAGGAGGGGGTCACGTCGCGAGGAGGTTGCGCTTCTGTGCCTCGAACTCCTCCTCGGTCAGCACACCCTGGGCCTTCAGGTCCCCCAGCTGCTTGAGCTGCTCGATCTTGGTACTCATGTCGTCGCCGGGGGGCGTCGGAGCCGGAGCCGAAGCCGGAGCCGGAGCCGGCGCCGGTGGCTGCTGCTGGTACTGCTGCTGTCCGTAGTCCTGCTGCTGGGACCATCGGCCCGCCTGCCGCCGTGACACTCGGTTGGACACCGCGGTGGCGGTGCCGGCGACGACGGCGGTGCGGGCGACGCCGCGAAGAAGTCCGGGCATGGTCAGTCATCTCCCAGGGGGTGCTCAGGGGCCGGATGCGATCGGGAGGTCAGGCCGCCGCCCCTCCGCCGGACTCGGCCGCTTCGGCGGCATCGAGCGAGGCCAGCAGCGCCTGGACGGGAATCCGTCCGCTCGCCACGAGCTGCGCGCCGCTGCGCCGCATGGCTCGTGCGAAGGGGGCGGCCCACAGGTTCTCGTACACGATGACCCCGGCGGAGTTGCCCGGCTCCAGCGCGGAACCGGCGTCGTCGACGTCGCTCTGGTCCAGCAGGCCGGAGGAGGCGCCCTCGAACACGGTGAGGTCGACCTCGTCCCCGAAGTCCCTCAGCTCCACCGCGGCGACCGAACCGTCCTCGTCCTTGCGGATGAACTGCAGGTCGAGGATGCGGATGATGCCCCGCTCGACCAGGTCGACGAGGAGGGGGAAACCCTCACCCGTCATCCGGTTGCCGGGAAACTCCAGGATCAGGTAGTCGACGGGTCCCATGTCCTCGAGTTCCGACAGGTCGTCGCTCATGGCCACTCCTCAAGCGCTCGGGATTCCCGCCTCGACCGGGCCCGGCTGCGGGCGGCCCCCGCCTCGGCGGCAGGCGGCCTCCCAGCCATTCCAGCACCGCCCGGGGGCCTCCGCATGTCGTGGGCGGCGCCGTCACACCACGCAGAACTCGTTGCCCTCCGGGTCCTGGAGCACCACCGCGTAGTACTCCATCCCGTTCGGCTCGTCCATCGTGTAGAGGATCGACGCGCCCAGGCCCGTCAGCCGCGCGACCTCCCCGTCCACCCTCTCGCGTCGCAGCGGGAGCGGCACCTCCCGGCCCCCGCCGACCTTCAGATCCAGATGCAGCCGGTTCTTGACCGTCTTCGGCTCCGGGACCTGCTGGAACCAGACCCGCGGCCCGACCCCCTTCGGGTCCACGATGGACTCGGGAAGCTCCCCGACCCCCTCGCTCAGCTCCTCCTCCGGCACTCCGATCGACGCCCAGTACGCCCGCCAGGTCTCATGGCCCTCCGGCGGCGGCTGCGGTGCGTAACGCAGGGCCTCCGCCCAGAAGCGGACGAGCCTCTGGGGATCGGCGCAGTCGATGGTGAGCTGCAGGGTCATCTCCACGGGTTCCATGGAACGAGCCTCCCAGGCGGCACCGACAATCGGGCCAACAGGCAGGATCCGGCCGGGTGTTCGACCGCACGGCTACCGGCGGGTCGGGCGGTGGGGGAGAATCGGCATGCCGGTGACGATCAAGGGGGCAACGCACACATGGCAACCACCAACGAGATTCCGGGCCCGGCGGGGCTACCGCTGCTCGGCTCGATGTTCGACCTCAAGAACGACTCGCTCGGGACCTTCCTGAACGCCCAGCGCGCACACGGGGACGTCGTCCGGATCACCGCGGGCCCGCCCGGTGTCCGCGCCACCGTCTACGGAGTCTTCTCCGCCGAGGGGGCCCAGCAGGTCCTGGCCACCGAATCCGCCAACTTCCGTAAGGACAACGCCTTCTACCAGGAGGTCCGCGAGTCCTTCGGCAACGGACTGCTGACCAGCCAGGACGAGGACTACCTGCGCCAGCGCCGGCTCGTCCAGCCGCTCTTCACCCGCCGCCGCGTCGACAGCTACGCCGAGGCCGTCGTCGCCGAGGTCGCCCGTGTCACCGCGGCCTGGCGGACCGCCGAGGACTCCACCGTCGATGTCATCGACGAGATGACCGGCTTCGCCCTGCGCGCCGTCGCCCGCATCCTCTTCGGTACGGACGTCGAGGCGGCCGTCGACATCGTGGAGCGCGCCTTCCCGGTGATGGGCGACTACGTGCTGCGCCGCGGCTTCTCGCCGCTGAACATCCCGCGTGACTGGCCCACCCCCGGCAACCGCCGTGCCCTCGCCGCCCATGAGGAGCTGTACGCCGTCTGCGACCGGATCATCGCCGAGCGCCGGGCGGCCGGCGCGGCCGAGGACGGGGGCCAGGACCTGCTGTCCCTCCTCGCCGAGGCCGAGAGCGCCGAGGACGGCAGCTTCGACGCCTCCGAGCTGCGCGAGCAGGTCCTTGTGTTCCTGCTCGCGGGACACGAGACGACCGCCACCTCCCTCGGCTTCGCCCTCCATCTGCTCGCCCTCCACCCGGAGCAGCAGAAGCGGGTCCACGAGGAGGTCGACCGCGTCCTGGCCGGCCGGGCGCCCGGCGCCGCCGACCTCGACGCGCTGCCCTACCTCACCCAGGTGCTCAAGGAGGCCATGCGGCTCTTCCCGGCCGCACCGGCCATCGGCCGACGGGCGGTCGAGGCCACCGAGATCGGCGGCCACACCATCCCCGTCGGCGCCGATGTGATCGTCGCCCCCTGGGTCACCCACCGGCACCCCGCCTACTGGGAGGACCCGGAGCGCTTCGACCCCGAGCGCTTCACGCCCGAGGCGGAGGCGAGCCGCCCGCGCTACGCCTGGTTCCCCTTCGGAGGCGGCCCGCGCGCCTGCATCGGCCAGCACTTCTCGATGCTGGAGTCGGTGATCGCGCTGGCGATGCTCCTTCAGGAGTTCGAGATCGAGGCGATCGACACCGAGGTGCCGGTCAACGCCGCGATCACCCTCCAGGCGGCGGGCTCGGCCCGCTGCCGGGTCCGGCCCCGAACCGCCTAGGACGAAGGCGCCGGCCCGACCATGAGGTCGGACCGGCGCCACGGGTCAGTGACGCGTCGAGATGACGACCGTCGCGTACAGCTCGTCCGACGTGACCAACCGCGGCGTCAGGCCGTGCCCCGAGACCGCCTCGACGGCGTCGGCGGCCTGGCGCTCGCTCGTCTCGACCAGCAGATGCCCGCCCGGTGCCAGCCAGTAGGCGGCTTCGGCCGCCACCCTGCGCAGCACGTCGAGGCCGTCCGAGCCGCCGTCGAGCGCGACCAGCGGCTCGTGCTCGCGCGCCTCGG contains:
- a CDS encoding TetR family transcriptional regulator; the protein is METTHRTTDQQSPADQRRRELLEAADRVVLRDGPKASMNAIAAEAGITKPILYRHFGDKGGLYRALATRHTDALLSALRAALDAPADRRRRVEATLDTYLASIEAMPQVYRFLMHPAEETHQAEQGFDVGRHSAPVLRRMGEELGQVISERIDLGPAGEAQARIWGHGIVGMMHAAGDWWLGERPCSRSELVRALADLLWGRLAEAADRAGAPGF
- a CDS encoding VOC family protein: MEPVEMTLQLTIDCADPQRLVRFWAEALRYAPQPPPEGHETWRAYWASIGVPEEELSEGVGELPESIVDPKGVGPRVWFQQVPEPKTVKNRLHLDLKVGGGREVPLPLRRERVDGEVARLTGLGASILYTMDEPNGMEYYAVVLQDPEGNEFCVV
- a CDS encoding DUF3048 domain-containing protein; the encoded protein is MAAAHRRVRPGAAFTVLLCAVMAAGLYGCADSGTPEPTPTPPPTPAPTTPVPTQETRSPFTGLSTRPAPVLAVKIDNVPPARPHTGLGAADLVYVEQVEGGQTRLLAVYSSDLPERIGPVRSARESDIELLRQFGRPALAYSGSQAALKPLLQAAPLYPLPPEDAPGAYLRGGGRPAPHNLYVLPGRALAAAPKAEDAKDIGFRFGPAPAGGEQVNERTVRFPASRYTFTWNAGEKGWRVAMDGSPARTTDEGPVTATTVVVQHVTIRSSRFHDVLGSVSPYTETVGSGTAVVLRDGKAHDARWSRPVAEKGTTFTTPDGAPLNFAPGHTWVVLAPR
- a CDS encoding glutamine amidotransferase, whose amino-acid sequence is MSDSSLRLVWVYPDLLSTYGDQGNALVVERRARQRGLDVQRVDVRSDQPIPTSGDIYLIGGGEDRPQRLAAERLRRDGGLERAASNGAIIFSVCAGYQILGHEFINDLGEREPGLGLIDVISTRGEGERCVGDVLADIDPRLGLPQLTGFENHQGITHLGPTARPFARTILGKGNGTGDGTEGAYNDTVFGTYMHGPVMARNPQIADLLLKLALDVNALPPTDDRWYEALRAERIAAATQPS
- a CDS encoding cytochrome c oxidase assembly protein; amino-acid sequence: MDHSGHGMTMDLPPFTLGRGLEFSPDLFFLIGSVVGLALYGWGVARLRRRGDTWPVSRTILFALGVLTVALMMCTKLNDYGMVMFSVHMVQHMVISMLSPILILLGAPVTLALRALPVAARGDKGPRELLLMLLHSRYMRIITHPAFTIPLFIASLYGFYFTPLFDTLMGSKVGHIAMMVHFLAVGLVFFWPIIGVDPGPHRPGYVMRMLELFAGMPFHAFFGIALMMASQPMIKAYENPPASLGIDALADQNAAGGIAWAFSEIPSVLVLIALVYQWYHSEQRQAVRKDRAADRDGDKELEAYNAYLASLRTRGQQVGTRD
- a CDS encoding DUF6325 family protein, with product MSDDLSELEDMGPVDYLILEFPGNRMTGEGFPLLVDLVERGIIRILDLQFIRKDEDGSVAAVELRDFGDEVDLTVFEGASSGLLDQSDVDDAGSALEPGNSAGVIVYENLWAAPFARAMRRSGAQLVASGRIPVQALLASLDAAEAAESGGGAAA
- the def gene encoding peptide deformylase, which gives rise to MRNRPIPGSSGHVRGMTLLGDPVLHTPCEPVSDFGPELARLIEDMFATMYAANGVGLAANQVGVGLRVFVYDCPDDEDVRHLGHLVNPRLVEADGDVIRGPEGCLSLPGLEAPTPRFDRAVVEGVLMDGTPARVEGTGFFARCLQHETDHLEGGVYADHVTGWRRSRLLRAIRKEPWGTGADALRR
- a CDS encoding acyl-CoA dehydrogenase family protein, coding for MAEFTLELNDDQKQVRDWLHGFAEDVMRPAAAEWDEREETPWPIIQEAAKIGIYSLDFYAQQFFDPTGLGIPMAMEELFWGDAGIALSIVGTGLAAVGVLANGTEEQIGTWIPQMYGDVDDVKVAAFCSSEPDAGSDVASMRTRAVYDEAKDEWVLNGTKTWATNGGIANVHVVVAVVDPEIGSKGHASFIVPPNTPGLSQGQKFQKHGIRASHTAEVVLENVRIPGHCLLGGKEKLDERLARAREKAKAGGGERVKNAAMATFEASRPAVGAMAVGTARAAYEVALDYAKTREQFGRPIIDNQGIAFQLADMRTQIDAARLLVWRASWMATTGKPFTSAEGSMSKLYASEVAKKVTGQAIQILGGNGFTREYPVERMHRDAAIYTIFEGTSEVQRLVIARTLSGMPIR
- a CDS encoding cytochrome P450; protein product: MATTNEIPGPAGLPLLGSMFDLKNDSLGTFLNAQRAHGDVVRITAGPPGVRATVYGVFSAEGAQQVLATESANFRKDNAFYQEVRESFGNGLLTSQDEDYLRQRRLVQPLFTRRRVDSYAEAVVAEVARVTAAWRTAEDSTVDVIDEMTGFALRAVARILFGTDVEAAVDIVERAFPVMGDYVLRRGFSPLNIPRDWPTPGNRRALAAHEELYAVCDRIIAERRAAGAAEDGGQDLLSLLAEAESAEDGSFDASELREQVLVFLLAGHETTATSLGFALHLLALHPEQQKRVHEEVDRVLAGRAPGAADLDALPYLTQVLKEAMRLFPAAPAIGRRAVEATEIGGHTIPVGADVIVAPWVTHRHPAYWEDPERFDPERFTPEAEASRPRYAWFPFGGGPRACIGQHFSMLESVIALAMLLQEFEIEAIDTEVPVNAAITLQAAGSARCRVRPRTA
- a CDS encoding MurT ligase domain-containing protein, translating into MSGHPGNPEPLSPRAKLAVTAGKAAAAVSRAAGRGSGSVIGGKVALRLDPDLLGRLAQHLDVVLVSATNGKTTTTRLIAEALRASGPVVSNALGANMPAGITSALAGGSDAKYGVIEVDEKYLAGVARDTTPKAIALLNLSRDQLDRAAETRMLAEKWREGLSGTKAVVIANADDPLIVWAASSSPNVVWVAAGQEWKDDAWSCPSCGGVMQRPGDDWFCGECGFRRPAPSWALNGDHVLDPHGSAWPIHLQLPGRANKANAATSAAVAAVFGVPPQVALERMYQVQAVAGRYDVVSFQGRELRLLLAKNPAGWLETFSLIDQPPAPVILSVNARGADGTDTSWLWDVDYGRLAGHPIMVIGDRKLDLAVRLEVAGVDFRVCETIDEAVQLAPPGQIELIANYTAFQDVRRRVGN
- a CDS encoding SHOCT domain-containing protein; translation: MPGLLRGVARTAVVAGTATAVSNRVSRRQAGRWSQQQDYGQQQYQQQPPAPAPAPASAPAPTPPGDDMSTKIEQLKQLGDLKAQGVLTEEEFEAQKRNLLAT
- a CDS encoding 6-phosphofructokinase produces the protein MRIGVLTSGGDCPGLNAVIRSVVHRAVVDHGDEVIGFHDGWKGLLEADYRKLDLDAVGGILARGGTILGSSRVQPAHLVDGVERAKGHVAELGLDAIIPIGGEGTLKAANLLSRAGLPIVGVPKTIDNDISSTDVTFGFDTAVGVATEALDRLKTTAESHQRVLIVEVMGRHTGWIALHSGMAAGAHAIVVPERPFDIDELTARVGERFEAGKRFAIVVVAEGAKPREGSMNFEVGAKDQYGHERFTGIANQLSVELERRLGKEARPVILGHVQRGGTPTAYDRVLATRFGWHAVEAAHRGEFGMLTALRGTEITMVPLAQAVETLKTVPAERYAEAECVL